In Neomonachus schauinslandi chromosome 12, ASM220157v2, whole genome shotgun sequence, the sequence CAGTAGGtgaccatgcacacacacacacacacacacacacacacaccaagccaTTTCCTCCAACATCTTGTTCTAGAGCTTTGTAAGGTGAGAAGCAATCTTCAGAAGAAAGCAACAAAGCAATTCAAGATTTTCAAGCATTCAAAAAATAAGACCACATTGCATTAAATATGCTATAGTTGGCAAAATCAGGCTACTATTTTTAGTCTGACTTCTTTTCCAAAGTTAATACATCTTTACGTTGTCCCTACATACAGACCTACATGATCCTTTGTATGGcataacttaaaattaaaaattgaattccaTAAATGTCCCTTAATTGCCTAGTTCCCCTGTTACTCAATATTGGGGAACAAATGCTAcagattttttatgtattcttctAGAGATCATTATGCATATTCCAGTAAATagattatcatcctcattttttaatggaaaaaacaaacccacagaaGATAGCCAGCtttatttatgactttttaaatttatttaacaaaatactgTGGACTTCTTTCTGTATCAGTATATAAAGAGGTCCTTCAATTTTTATAACTgtacaagatttcatttttatgaatacaccatttttttaatctttctccgATATTGATAGCCAACTACTGACATCACTCTAACTAAGAAAAGATATTGGAACATTTTTTAGTTGTGCTTTTATTGTAGTTACTTAACATAGTCTATTTCACATTTGCCTCCACCATGTTTAAATCTGGCAGGAACAAAATATGGCCCACAAATATTACTACTAAGTTTGAACATATCaatgttattttaagaaatatgtgtGGATTTGTTTCTTGCACCTAATGTTGTCTCTTATAAACATAACTATATTGCAACTTCTCTCTAAAATAGTAGAAAGGAGTAGGATTCAATCCATCTGGGAaataactggggaaaaaaaaaaaaaaaagattggcagGAGAGAAAATAGGACTATGTTAAAATAGGCCAGCCTGAATGTTAGGGGCTAGATAGAGGAAGATCTTTAATATTTACATTACAAAGAAAACACATGGGATGCCTGCTCTACCAGAGAAATTCcatcttgaaaaatatattttaaacactgttgaagcaaaaattttattataacaaGTTCTCTAAATGGGAAGGGAACACGAGAACATCAGAGTTCCCTGGTGAAAGGAGGATGGCAAGATCTGAAGGAAGAGGAACATCTGGTAGAAATCAATAGGCAATAATCACATGCCTACCTACTCCTTCCTTTGAGCCTCCATATTTGGTGCCAGGTTTTCTTTGGGGAAGTGTCATTTGCACTAATTTGTCCTTTACCCCACATTTACTTAATGCTGTGACAGCCATGCAGCCATGAAGTTGGAGGTAAGACTGAATTCACCCTTGACTCTGGGAACAGAGTGTATCTCTTACCAAAAAAATGTGTTCTGGTTACCCAAGCCAAGTGATCAGTACAGAACTTGAGACTTTGGCCAGGAATACCATACCACCATACCATGAACATTTATCTCCATCCAAACAACTGCCAAGTTGCTACAACGAGAAAAACCTCCTGGGATTGAAGATGGCACACAGGGGTATGCATCCCGAGAGAATCACAGTGCTCCGTTCAAACCATGTCTGCACATCACAATTCCTCTGAAACTTGTAGGTATATGAACCAAAAGCTCCCCCTTAATATTTTAGTAAGCTTGGCTTGTGTTTTATACTTCTTTCAGTTGGAAGCATCCACATTGATACAaataaaggggaggaggaggaaaatgggggagtggtaggcagaggagCTGGAAGTTAAACTTGGTGTAttgtttgcatttgtttatttagaaattctcttgcatttttctaattaattatcCTGAAAAAGAACAGGAACACAAAATTCTGTTTATATGTCAGATTTCTAAATCAATCTatcagtctgtctgtctgtgtctgtctgtctgtctatctgtctatctatctatctccagTCTCCCTTCCTGGTTTTCTCTCATTGCTGGTATTCCTATACCTTCAGTTCTTTAGCTTAtggaactttttcttttaaatcttatttatttcacttctatGTCTGTATTTTAATGAAGATACTACTATAATCTTTCTTAATTTAGGTCCTGTCACATTATGTTGTCTTCCTATTAAGTATGATCACTTTCTAGTctcaaaacattatttaaaagtatgCAGTTAATAAACCCGTTCTATAATTATTAACCTATTCAGGGTTACCATGGATGGTatgagaaaaaaaccacaaaatataaCTTTAGTCTCTATTTCCATCTTCTGCCCATCAGTGAGAATCTACAACATGAATCGTAAAATGGCCAAGTGCCGGCGGTGACGCGATTCTGTccacattggggggggggggggccgggccgCAGCTGGAGTCGCCGCGCTACCGCGTGACATGGCAGAGCAGGAGCCTAAAACGCCAGACCCGCAGCTGCCGCGCCAGTCGTCGAGCAGCGATCCCGTTAGTTCTTGTTCCAGAGCTTCGTCCGTCTCGCCGGCTAGCGAGCCGTCTCTGCCgccctctttctccctcagctcctcttcCTTCGCTCCGTTTGCTGGGAGCGTGAAAGGAGAAGGCCCGGGGACGCCCCCAAACCCCTTCTGCTCCTGCCCATCGCAAGTGCGACTACTGCCATGGGCCTCAGCATCTCCTCCCTTTTCTCCTGCCTCTTACGCAAGAAGCAGATgcgcaggggcgcctgggtggctcagtccttaagcgtctgccttcagctcagctcaggtcatgatcccagggtcccgggatcgagccccacatcgggctccctgctccgcgggaagcctgcttctccctctcctattccccctgcttgtattccctctctcgctgtgtctctctctgtcaaataaataaataaaatcttaaaaaaaaaaaaaaaaagcggatGTGCATTTTGATGGTTGGATTGGATGCTGCTGGCAAGACGACCATTCTGTATAAACTGAAGTTAGGGGAGATAGTCACCACCATTCATACCATTGGTTTTAATGTGGAAACAGTAGAATATAAGAACATTTGTTTCACAGTATGGGATGCTGGTGGTCAAGATAAAATTAGGCCTCTCTGGAGGCATTCCTTCCAAAACACCCAGGGTCTTATTTTTGTGATAGATAGTAATGATCGTGAAAGAATTCGGGAAGGAGCTGAAGAGCTGCAGAAAATGCTTCAGGAAGATGAGTTGCGAGATGCAGTGTTGCTGCTTTTTGCAAACAAACAGGATTTGCCAAATGCTATGGCCATCAGTGAAATGTCAGATAAATTAGGTCTTCAGTCTCTTCGTAACAGAACATGGTATGTTCAAGCCCCTTGTGCTACACAAGGAACTGGTCTGTCTGAGGGACTTGACTGGCTGTCAAACGAGCTTTCAAAACATTAAATGAAACTGGATATCTAACCAAGGACACATTTGATAGAATTGGTCTAGGCTTGTCACAACAAAATTAGTTTGCATCTTGGTTATTAAACAGTATCTGGGACTGGTTCGGGCAGAATATTACAGCGTTCAAACTTATTTTGTTGCCAATTTTTGTTGACCAAGTATAATATTGCTATTTAGCAATATGcttgattttaaagaaattctccttaacttggggaaaaaagtatcctcttttaattttaattccaagcCTAAATGCCTGGACATAGCTATTGTGACACCTTTAAATAAATTCGTTTTGAATGTTTTTTGAGCCCACGAGAAATGATGTTTTAAAGTTATCCCCTTGCTACTTTACTGATACCTTTATCATTCCTGGGACAGtctgctgatttaaaaaatgtagcattccatttgtattcatttttctcccttgCCAAAAAGATCTTCTAATACTGCTTGTACCAGCCAGGGAAATGCTCCAAAACACTATTCAGATCTCTTGCACTGAGGAACTTATTCCCCCCCCCCTTATTGAATCCTGGCTTTCATCAGCCAAGCTTACCTTAGTGTGGTTTGGATTTGATAGCTAATTAGATTCTGTGCTGGTTGCAAAGAGTTCATATTGAGATGATTTTTAATACCCAGCAGATTGTCTTCCTTTATATTGTATCTTTTTTATGTTACATGTTGCTTTTTGGTATCAGCCTGACTCTTTGCCCAGTATATGATAGTTCTGCTGCTGTTTTGTTTATCAGTGAACATATCTTCATTAAGAGTTTTTGGAAAACTCATCAAAATCAGTAAGTTTTCTTCTTAACCCATTTGGAATTATTcctaataaaatgatttaaaaaaaatggccatgTAATAATACATCTCAAATACTGCTGAGCAGATAGAATATTGAATATTTGAACCAAGTGCCCAGGATAATTTTCAAAGTTCTCTAGCTGTGTGATAGCGTGCCAAAAGAGAGATGAGTTCTTTGATAAGCCAGAGCCACTGAGAAAAGAGCCCTATAATTTGAAACTAGAAACCACTGCCATCGGTTATTGAGAGTTACGAAAGAAAAGTTGCTTTCTAACCAGCTCAGCCCTCAGacccttataaataaataaaacaagattacACATTTCACCAAGAGGTAAACAGAGAGTCTTTGAAGAATGCATGCAAAAAAGTGTTGGTTGCACTCTATTACCAAGAAGATATATTCTACCTTTGTCAGCAAGTATATATGGGAGTTGTTGCACTTCTGATCATAATAACCTTGCATGACAAGGAGTGGGACAGACATACATCACAGTTAGCTGGGTACTGCTCTCACATACTGGTACTGTTGTATGATCCACGCTATTCGTTATTAATAGTACCCTTTCACTTTTAAGCATTCCCTGGTATGGAAAGTAAGTGTTATGGTCACCCTACTTATGAGGGTTAGTAATCATGTATCAATATAAGGAATGTTAATTAGAGGAAAGACGAATCTTTGCTCGCTCTCACTGGCTCTCACTCTCCCTATATATAGCAGAAATAATCATCCCCTTGCTATCAAAACATCTGCAAATAGATTATAAAATTAGGGGGTTTATTGGCCATTGAAAGACTTCATCTCTTCTATTTTCCCTTcagaaaaagtatttcttaattcttattctttcttccaaTGTATGTTAAAGTGCACATTTTCTGAGTTAAAATAGCCAACTGGTTCTTGATCCTGGCAGAAGTACAAGTATAGCAAGTGCCTTGAGGGGAAGGGGGACAGGAGCAAGttgggcagagaaggagggagggaggaaggcgggAAAGGTGGAAACCATCAGCAAAGTCATCCGatgcatttcattattttatcaagAAGCttctttcttggggcacctgggtggttcagtcattaagcgtctgcctttggctcaggtcatgatcccagggtcctgggatcgagccccgcatcgggctctctgctcagcgggaagcctgcttctccctctcccactcccccagcttgtgttcctgctctcgctatctctctgtcaaataaataaataaaatcttaaaaaataaaaataaaaagctgctctCTTGTGATGaatgataaaataatgaatatccACGAGATAATCCAAAAGAGCAAAGACATTGtccaaaatgtgtttatttactCAATGACTACTCATGCTCATTTAGCAAGTGCCTCGCTCTTTCCTGGCTTTATTAAGTTTTATCTTGCTTTATTAAACTTAATATGCGGCAAGTGGACTTTTCCTTTTAGAGTCAGGACTCAGATGCTGTCCTCCTCATCCCCACATGTACACTGTGAAGCCCTCAATCGAAACTCCCAGAACCACAAGTGACGATGGCTGTCGCCATGGTGCCTCGTATGAAAATCGTCTCGCAGCTCTGTGTCTTTATGTGTAGCTAGGAACAACATCCACTTACACAAATTGAAATTTTATGAGTCACACATTGTCCTCCaagccatgaattttatgtgaTTTACAGCTTTGGATTTTAAGCTAAAGGTTTTACGCTCTGTTTTATTGGTTAAACATATTTCCCCCGTTAATCTACATTATGGAGAACATCCTCCTAAGTAGAGCTGCTACTCTAggtttccctttttatttccccTCATTTGCTTGTATTTATAAACAAAAGTAGGATAGAGAAGTAGCAAATGGCAGCGTGGCTGGCATGTCGGAGTGACTAGGAAATGCCAGACCCTACAGACGTTGCTAGGAAGCTGCTGCTTCTCTCGCCACAAATTAGCCTTAGTCACAGCCGATCAGATAAACAGCCCGGCTTGGGATGATTAGGGGATTCTGAGCTCTTTACAGGATTTGCTGACGACCACTTTCctactttcatttccttcagtttGATCAAAAAGCATGTATTTCTTTTACCATCTTATCTTACCGTGTAGTTCTACAGTACAGTGCTAAGAAACTGGGCGGGGTGGTTTCAGTCAGGGGTGCAACTTCATCCCACTTTTCCTCATTTCCAGCTCTCTCGTAGAAGGGGATTTTCTCGGAATCCATGACTGAGagcttttttgtttcttcttctttttttttttttttccctgtagctCTCACCCAGAAAAGGTGTCTGTAGTTGAGTCAAAATTCTACTTCAGCCCTCGTGCTGCTACCGATGTGGAGCTGGTGAGTCATCTCAGTTGCTCTCCCCTACTCGCCTCCTTTtaagtgatggtgatgatggggaTTCCTGTACATTCTACCTCAAGAGCTCATTTCCAGAGTCAAGTAAGAGATCATAGAGAAAACAAGGGTGTTGAAAAAAACATAGTAGTACAAAAATGGAAGCTACTATGataaagcttttgtttttttgttgtagtttttGCCCCCTAAGCTATTATTACACTGTTCAGTGGCATTTTATGCAGTGATCAAAGGAGCACTTGAAAATGTGGTAAGTGTGAGTAAGGAGCCGACTcgttaattttacttaattttaattaatctgCATCTAAATGAGCACATCTAGCTAGTGGTTAACATATCCGCACGGCTCCAGGGCACTAAATACTTTTATTAGTTATTACTTCTAAGTCtttgtatttagtttttaaagattttatttattttttattatttatttatttagattgcacgtgtgagtagggggaggggcagaggaagagaaagaatctccagcagactccatgctgagcataagCCCAACGCGCaaagcttgatctcacaaccctgagatcatgatcctgagatcatgattctgagccaaaaccatgaaTTGAccacctaactgagccacccaggcaacccctccAAGACTGTTTTTAAACACTTGCAAATAATCAGCCACTAATCTGATAAGGCAGGTTAGTCTAcaggaaataaaagttaatgaCCTCTAAATTTCGAGCCTTCTCTGGGTAggctctcttaaaaataaatattatttttaagatatctcAGCTTAAGAATGTACCTTGTTAATGACCATATTGTTAATAACTATATTTTACAACTATATTGTTAATAGAACCTCTCTTTATACCTGACTGACATTatgagaatatatatacatattattgaTCTATTTGTATAGCATATTCTGTCAGGTTCACCGATTTTATTGTGGTACAGTTCATGAGGGAGTCAGAAAACTTAGTATAAAGCCTTGACTAAGACACCTTTCTTCATCAATTTACCCTTTTCCTCAAACACCTTCAATGACTTCCtgtaagcaataaaataaaatcccaagtcTTCagcataaatttcaaaattaccTCCTCTCCTACATTTTTTATCTTCTATCACCCCCTAAAACTCACAATAAGCAATTCATCGACTTCTCTGCTTTTTCACATTCTACAGATAATTATCGACAATCTACTGTACAAGACACTTTgcggggcaccagggtggctcagtcattaagcgtctgccttcggctcaggtcatgatcccagggtcctggaatcgagccccacatcgggctccctgctcagtgggaagcctgcttctccctctcccactccccctgcttgtgttccctctctcgctgtgtctctgtcaaataaataaataaaatctttaataaaaaaaaaaaagacactttgcTAGGCACTGAGGGTACACCAATCAAAATACAGTGTCTTCCTCTTAGGATGATTACATTTCACTAGGagataaaattacataatttcatGCATAATACTAAATTGAGCTTTTATGAAGCAAAGTGAAAAGGTGTAATTGGTGATCTCAGTTGGGgcactggttttgatttgtgaGGGTCCCAGAAAGGCGTCTCTGTGGAACTGCCAGTTAATCCTAAGGTCTGTAGCATTTAGTCAGGCTAGAGCATTCTGGAGGTGGGAAATACAGCGTGACTATGTTATCATGTTacctctgcctttctcctcctccacatGGTAAGATCCTGTTTGTTTGTTCCATTTAACTACTTATTGCTACtttagaaaagcaaagctggaaccCACCGTCACAACTAACCTTTCTCTGTCACAGAATATATCACAGCCTGACACATTATAATTGCTGGTATTTATGTCACGTTCCCCTCTAGACCGTGAATACCTCCAGAGAAATAGTCTTCATATTTATATCCTctactatttatttgtttgggagCCTTTCTTTCTAAGAGATACAAGAATGAATTCCtttaaattccttttcctttaaaagtttaaattagaagggggagggagataCTGAAATAAATCTGCTATTCTCTTTGATCCATGCTATAATAGAGACCTGCCAAAATGCAACTGAATAATGAATAACAGCTTTTTGtgggtagaaagagagagaaaagtgagaaGCATGactccaaataaatattttggatatggtGATAAAATTTAGTCTGTGATGATTTTAAAGAGAGCTACTGGAATAAAGGTTGGTAAAAAGCAGCCCAAATATAGTAAGAAAGCAGCAATGAAAAGTAATGATAGGAGTGGGATCAATCACTCTGTGGAAATACATCCACTGTCAATAGGATTGTGTCCATCAAAGAGCTTTGCTAGCTAAATTTATTTCATGGGCAATCACTAACTTGAgcatgtttcctcttctgtaaaatgcagGGCTTGGATGAATCTGAGCAACGTTTTCTAAAGGGTCTTCTGGACAGCTTCCTGAAATGTTAAtactaaaaagtaatttttagaagCTCAGGGTTAAATAAAGTTCTGTAAGTTTCTTTAGAATAGAGCCTTCCAGAATCTATCATAGGCTAATGTATAATGTGGCTCACTAGAGGGCCCATTATATgtctttctcaaatttatttgaaaCATGAAGGCTGTGCATCATTTatatagttacattttttaaaatagacataaaaaaagagtagggtgctaatgaaatagaataatttaCTATAGATTAGGTGGCCTGGGAATACCCTGTGAGATCAGAAGTGTGACATGAGGGATGAAAAGAAATCCAGCAAAGGCATTTCGGAAATAGAACCAGTATGTACAGATGCCCTAATAGCAAAAAATAACTTGTTTCATTTACTTTAGGTGTTGAAAGGCCACAGTGGATGGAGCATATGAAGCAAGAGAGAGGATCAAAAAAAAGCAGATTGGCAGAGGTAGACGAGGGGCACTCTAAGACAGTCCTACTGTGCTTATAGTTAATCAACACACTAGCTCCTTCATTGAGAAAGCcttgataagaaagaaaaaggtcagCTGAATTAAACAGTGTGTTTAATGACGACTGATTTTTCAGTAAGTACAGTATGTCATGGCAAATCCATAAAACAGTTCATAATCTGCTACTATGAGTAACTCCAGGAGCCTGGACTTAATTTTAAGTGTAATGGAAAGCCACTGAaatctttaagtggaaaagtaaTATTCATTCTGCAAAAATTCACTGCAAATGTGCTAAAAACCAGAGATGGCTATTTCTGCCCATATCTAAAATGTAATGACACATGATTCTCTTGCCAAGTCTGAATTTGTACTTAGGTTCAGTGAGGAAGGAAATGGGGTGGGAAGGATTCTCCTTTTGGCAATTTTAACGCTCccatatagttttttaaaaaaacagttccaCATGCTCAAAATCTTCACTGTAATACTCCTATTTTTTCatccttccctttcatttttgttctgtttctattCTACCCAAAAGAGGAGTGAATAGAAGGCTCAGATAGGCAGAATCTACTATAGTTCTAgctattctttctcttgtttattctgcattaaaattattctgaagaatgaattttaattcttttatttttttgacacaaaCGTagaatttggaaaacttttttccttttgtctagCCATTCTGTATTACCTTTCAGTACCTTGGAAGCAAAGTAGGAGTGTTCAAAAGCTACGCTGCTCTCTCTTGAATGCTGTAAAATTTCTTTCCTAAGGAAAAAGGGCCCATTTAGAACTGTGTGCAGCGCCATCTCGTGACAAAGGAAGTAATTTTTTTAGTGACTAGAGCATCTGCACATTATAATCTGCTGCTTTGCATAATATGCATCAAAATTTAGAGGTTTTATAAAATCAGCAGGCAGTGAGGAACAGATATGGGTATCATGGTGTTTTCATgctaatttttttccatgaaatttgaagtcagaaattaaaaacaataacccTTGGATCATTCAATTTTAAGAACCTTCCCCCAAAAGTTATATCTTGCCaagtaaaaaatactaaaaagtatGTTACGTCAATACAAAAGCACACTAGAGGTTAGAAGATGGGCTTACGTATTTAGCATCTCCCCAGGGTAAAATTTCTAGGTATCGAATTAAAATTATCCTATGCTGGAGAAAGTGCTAGTGATAAGATTTCCAAAAGACCTCCTCCAGCAGCAAGCTAAGAAATTACATTCTTGATTTTCAGAATATAGTTCATAGTACACAATTGTTCTCAAGTAAACATTCACAATACTTTATGAAATAAAGGCATCTCCTGAATAAATGAGTTTGAACACGGAGTTCTGATTCAATTGTTATCATGGACCTTGTTCCATTTAGCACTTTTGTCTAGAAAACacattctgaaaatataaaaaagtttgATTCTAcagaagtattttcttttaaaatggtgTGAAACAATTTTCTGCTAAATATTAAATGTATGCATGATGTGAAATATCGTCTTCTAGGGTTAGCTATTTTAGTCAAAAAGTTCTCAAATGCTGATGTAAGAATCTAGACTGTTTTGGCCTCTTGCAAATAACTGGATGGAATAGGATGGAACTTTCAACTTAGTAATTCTTTCTGTGAGCAGACTCCAAGAGGAAGAGACATCAGTTTATTCAAAATGTTGACCATGAAAGCAGGGAACAATCAgtatttctctttcccctttctaaTGAAGTAGAATAAAGccctgattaaataaattaaacttaCGAGTTTATTCTAATAAACaattaaatgttttacttttatagtTATGTTTTTACCAAAGAATACTTTAGTAGTCTAAAATTCTGAAGGCGACACCAGAAGAAACTTCGGGGACAACACggatttttaaaagggaatttaGATCTTAACATCaagaaaaagatgtaaattaaAGTAGATCCACCACAATCATTCCCGTAAGTTACTTGgactcttaatattttttctagacTCAGAAAAAGAGTGTTACATGCATTAAAAAGCTCCTTAATTTCTACTCTTACTCTATTTGTGGAATGGAATTTTTCTACACAAATAAATGTGGGCTCTGCAACAGGAATTGAACAAAAGAGCTCATGTTTCTAAAGAACTGCTTACTTATGAAGTCTTTTGATAACTCAGGCATCTGGACAGCTGTGTTTCATCTCTACTTAGTTTAACTACTTGCATTCAAAGTtgctataaaaattcaaaatgtaaagCATGGATACTCAATTTCATCTTTAAACAATTTAATATGAATCAGCTAATTTAGACGCAAGAATGAGACCTGGGCTCAATTTCCAGGATTGCTGCAGGCACTGCCCTGGGTCCTGGGGGATAAAAAAACATTAAGATGGCGGCCATGATTTTACCCAGGCTGCTGAAAGCTACTGTTAAAACTACAGCTTCAATGGAGAAGAGAAGTATTAAACCAATGAGAAAAAGCTGCCGAAGTTTGGTATAGAAAAATCCTTTTGTACTAACATTTCCAcgtaatgtaatttttaaagaacagcaAAGCACAGACCCCAATAAATCTTTGCTTAAAAGCAACCATCAGGAGAGAGCTTGCATCCCCTCTCTGCCCTCTGGCATGGGATATAAAGAGAAGTTGGCAGTATGTAACCCGAAAGAGGGTACTCACCAGAACAGGACCCTGTTGGCATGCTGATCTGAGACTTCCAGGCTCCAGCACTGTGAAAAATGAACGCATCTTGCTTAGAAGCCATTCGCTCTAccataatttgttacagcagtctgAATGGAGTAAGGCAATGTCCAACCGTTTTttactaaaaaccaaaacaaacaaaaaaccccgaaCTTTAATTACTGTGAATGTTGTAAACACTCTAAATGAATTCAGAATTTGCTGTTGCGGGAATTAAAGACCAAGATAAACTCTTAGCGTTTCCCCTAAACTTAGCATGCTTTCTGCTACCTCCAAGATCTTTCCTCTGGAACACTTCCCAAAGCCCCTTATTTCCTTCACCTGGTCGGTTCTACATTGAGACATGGGCGTCAACAACACTTACTCCAAATGACTTCTCTGACGCAccccaaatcaaaagaaaaaaaagaaagaaaagcaaagaaaaggttTTGGTGTTCCTCTTAGGTAGAGCCTTAGGGTACTCATGCTGTCCAGATAGAGAACACGTATGTTTCTCGTTGCAAAAGGGCTTTACCTTTTCTCATCTTTAATACCAGCCCCTATCATAGTATTGTGTGAATAAATCCTAAGGAGCCAACCTTACCTAATCTAAGGCCCCATTTGAAAGATGCCAAAAGTAGAAACAGGTTGAAGCTGCTTCATCCCTAATGTAAAGCTAAAAACTTGTCTGCGGAATGATTGGTTCCGTTGTCCATCAACTCAATTCAGCTGTTACATGGCACTAAGGGGGATGGAATTGGAAGGTTATGCATTAGtatactttcattcattcatttatgcttATCTTCACAGATACTTACTGAGTTCCTATGTGCCACACAGTGTGCTAACTGCAGGATATACAATACTGAACACAACAGACAGTCCCTGGTCTTAGAATAAGGGTGTGAGCCATTTTGCTATTAGGTATTCACTTGACCTGAATTCAACAAAATCCA encodes:
- the LOC110580069 gene encoding ADP-ribosylation factor 4-like; translated protein: MGLSISSLFSCLLRKKQMRRGAWRMCILMVGLDAAGKTTILYKLKLGEIVTTIHTIGFNVETVEYKNICFTVWDAGGQDKIRPLWRHSFQNTQGLIFVIDSNDRERIREGAEELQKMLQEDELRDAVLLLFANKQDLPNAMAISEMSDKLGLQSLRNRTWYVQAPCATQGTGLSEGLDWLSNELSKH